GACGGCTGGTCTTTATCGCTTTTACGGGTGAAGAACTGGGACTGCTCGGATCGGCACGGTATGTCAAATATCCCGTCTTCCCCTTGGATAAGACGGTCGCCATGTTGAATATGGATATGGTGGGTCGCTTGAAGGAGGATAAGCTGATCGTCTATGGCACGAAGACCAGCTCAAATTGGGAATCCGAATTGAACCAATTCAACGCCACAACCCAATTCAAACTCATCTTCAAGCCGGAAGGATTTGGTCCCAGCGATCATTCTTCGTTTTACGCGAAGAAGATTCCCGTGCTGCACTTTTTCACAGGCGAGCATTCCGATTATCACCGTCCGAGCGACGACTGGGACAAAATCAATATCGACGGAATGCGTCGCGTCGCCGATCTGATGGAGCAAGTGGTTATTGCGACCGCTGAACAGCCCACTCGCCCCGACTATCTGGAAGTCAAAGGCGTAGGTGGCCCCACCCGTAGTGGCAGCCGCCCCTTTGTCGGAACGATCCCGGAATTCGGCAATGAAGATCCTGGGTATGCGATCAGTGGCGTCTCACCCGGTGGCCCCGCTGAAAAGGCCGGCCTCATGGGCGGCGACCGGATCATTCAACTGGGGACGCACAAAGTCCAAAACCTGGAAGACTATGACGCCGCATTGCGAAAATTCTCCGCAGGCGATGAAGTCGACTTCGTCGTCGTACGAGACAAAAAAGAGCTCACGCTCAAAGTCACAATGGCACCTCCCCGCTAGCCATCGGGGATCATTCTTCGATGTGGCGACGGGGAATTTCTCAGTCACTCGACTTCGACGATGTTCCGTCAGCAAGCAACAGTTCGGAACCTGAGAGGGTGAATGGATGATGCGAAGACGAGTTCCATCCGCTACCGCGCTGCTAGTTGGGCTGCTGTGGCTGACTGGATGCGGAAAAACAAGTTCGGCCCCGGCGGCTCCAGTGGCACTACCGCCGCAGACACCGTCGCCCGCGCCAGTGAGCCCCCTCGTAACAAGCGCATCGTCCACGCCTCGCTCCACAGAAAAGTCGCCCCCCTCAAAATCGTCGCTCCCACCAAACACCGACCCAAAGAATCTCTTCCTGGTCAGTGCAGTGGGAGAATCGACCATCGTCGAATCGCTCAACGCCACACTGCCGTCGGACGAATTCACGCTCGCCACTGCCGATACGGCGAAAGACTCGACGCAATTCGTCGTGAATTCGGTCGGAATACCCAGTCAGCCACAGTATTCCGGCAGTGGGAAAGCAGACCCAAAATTCGTCCTCCCCAAAGGATTCAGTCCCGTAAAGGCATGGGGGTACAGTGACGACGGCCTGCCGATGCGAATCGAATGCAAGAAAACAGAATCGGTCCTGGCATTGGTTCCTGCGGGCACTGCCATCATTGGTTCCGATGAGGGAGATTCCCAATGCCGCCCCTCGTTCAAAGTGCAGCTCGATACGTATTACATGGAACTCCTTGAAGTGACCGTCGAAAGCTACGAACGCTATCGATCGGACCTCCGCGAAAAGAAGAAGCCGGCCCCCGCCGCGGCTGGCAATGCATCCGGCGATCGACGTATGCCCGCCATGGGCGTCTTGTTCCCCGCCGCGCAGAGTTACGCCCGGTGGGCAGGAATGGAACTGCCCACCGAAGCTGAGTTTGAAAAAGCCGCCCGTGGCCCCACCGGACTGCGGGCGCCTTGGGGAAATGGCAAGTCGTTATGGAGCAGTCGAGAGGTGACCACCGTTGGTTCCTACGCGGCCGATTGCAGCGTCTACGGCATTTTTGATCTCGCCAATAACGCCAAAGAATGGTGCTCCGATCACTACTCGGCAACCGCTCACAAAGACGCGGCCGCCACGGCGAGCGAAAAGGAACTTCATAATTGGGCTGGCCCCAAGACGGTCAAAGATATGAACCTGCGAGTCGTCAAAGGGGATGGCCCCGATTGGAGCGCCTGGCATCGAGAGGGACACGACATCAGCAAGGGTCACCCGGACATCGGCTTTCGTTGCGTCTTGCGGATTAAGTGACGACGGCAGGCCACAAGACTGATTATGATCGGTTTCTCTGCATCGTGATGAACAAGTTCGAAGGGATTTTCCAGGACGAGCACATTCACACATTGCGATGGAACTCAAGACTGAGTCCCGTTCATCGCCGAAGTATCGGCGGAACTTTTCCGAGACTGCGACATGGAATTCCGTTGCTGCAATCACACATTCGTGCTCCTACGCCATTTGACGTTGGGGCTCTCGATCATTTGCGTGACGGAACTCGCGCTTCCAGCGCTCGTGCATTCCCCACGATGCATCGCAGCAGACGATGAATCCAAGCTGCCGCCCGCCGTGGATCGGAAGGTCGAGTTTGCCCGCGACGTGGAACCGATTCTTCGAGATCACTGCTTCAAGTGCCATGGGCCCAATAAGCAGCGTGGCGAACTTCGACTCGATTTGAAATCGGCGGCAATGAAAGGCGGCGGCAGCTTCGCGCCGGCGATTATTCCTGAGCAAAGCGCCGACAGTCCGCTCGTCCAGTTCACGGCGGGGCTTGTCGAGGGCATGGAGATGCCACCCGAAGGCGAGAAACGGCTGTCATCCAAAGAGATCGGCATACTACGTGCCTGGATCGATCAGGGGGCCAATTGGCCCTCCAATGAAGAAAAGCTGGAAGAATCCAAGCCGCACTGGTCGTTCACCCCGGTCAAGCGACCGGCCGTTCCCGCAATGCCCGCCGGGAACACCGCGTCGGCACGCGATCCCATCGATCCGTTCATCCTGTCGATGCTCTCCGGACAAGAAGTCACAGCCTCCGATGGCTCGTCCACAACGCTCCAGCCGTCCGCAGAAGCCGATCGAACCACACTCATCCGCCGTGCCTCGTTTGATCTCATCGGATTGCCGCCAACCCCGGATGAGGTTGCGGAGTTTGCCAGTGACACAAGCCCAGATGCGTATGAACGGCTCGTCGACCGCTTGCTCGCGTCTCCGCATTTTGGCGAACGCTGGGCACGCCATTGGATGGATGTCGTCAAATTTGCCGAGAGCGATGGATTCGAAACAAATCAGCCCCGCCCCAATGCCTGGCACTATCGAGACTATGTGATCCGAGCATTCAACGAAGACAAGCCATTCGAACGATTCGTCTTCGAACAAATCGCCGGGGATACTGTCGGAGTCGACGAAGCCACCGGGTTTCTAGTCGCGGGCGCGTGGGACCGTGTGAAAAGTCCCGATCCGGCACTGACGGCTCAACAACGAGCCGACGAGCTGCATGACATGGTCAGTACCACCGGCACCGCGTTCATTGGCCTGACCATCGGATGCGCCCGCTGTCACAACCACAAGTTCGACCCGATCTCGCAGACCGACTACTACTCGATCAAGGCCGTCTTTGAAGGTGTGCAGCATGGCGAGCGTCCATTGCGATCGATCGAGTTCGAACGCAATCAGCAGACGGCTCAAAAACTTCGCACCGATCTCACAAGCGTCGAGCAAGACCTGACACGGTATGCGCCGGTCGCATTTGTGGCCGCATCGTCGACGCCTCCTTTTGAACAAAATCCCCTCGCAATCATCAGTGTGCAGCAATCAACGCTTCTGATTGACGACGAGCTCGACAGCGTCGAATTGAACGAACCACCTCGCGTGCACTTCGTGGTCCCTCGAACGGGCATCGAATCGTATCAGAACGGAACGCGGCGCGGTCAGAAAGGTGATCCGGGCGACACATCACACTACCCCAATCTCGGACGAAGCTATTCCCACTGGACGACGGCTCCCAAAACAGACGTCTTCACTTGGAATCCCCGCGTCGATGGCCGCTGGCATCTGTGGCTGTCGTGGGGCTGCGGATGGGACACGCACGCGCCCGATGCCACATACGTGCTCGATCGAGACGGTGACCTCGCGACAATCGGCGATCAGCAGGAAATTGTGAAGGTGGATCAGCGACGATTCGCAGATGGCACTTCCGGTGACAAGAATCAATCGCTCTGGAGCGGCTTTTTTGATGCGGGAATCCACACATTGGCGCCGACATCGTGCCTGGTGCTCCGCAGTGGTGATTCGAATGCGGTCGTCACGGCCGATCTGATCTGCTTACAGCGATCCACGGACGACAGCGACGCGGGACTCGCGCAGCCTCGATTGAGATCGTCCGTGCATCGACAACGAAACGTTGAGCGATTCTCTCCCATCAAGGCCCGTTTCGTCAGATTCGTCATTGAAGCCACGAATGGTGGTGAGCCCTGTCTCGATGAACTCGAAGTGTTCGAAACGCCCCAGACGCGGACGTCGCCCGCGCGCAACGTCGCGCTCGACAGTTTCGGAACGCGAGCCACCGCCTCATCCAGCCTGCCTGGATTCGACATCCATCAGGTCAAATTCGTGAATGACGGTCGTTATGGAAACTCGGCAAGCTGGATTTCACACGAATCCGGCAGTGGCTGGCTGCTGCTTGAGCTTCCCGAGCCCGTTGAGATCGATCGTGTTACATGGAGCCGCGACCGGCCCGATGAGGGCCGATTTCAAGATCGCATTCCAACTCGATACCGCATCGAGGCCGGCCTGAACATCGACGCGCTCCGTGTAGTTGCAACCTCTCAGGATCGAATGGCCTATGACCGCAAGCTCACATCTCTGCCCACCTTGATTGGGTGCAATCCATCCGAGCAACAACTCGCCCGCGAACTGACGACGCAGCGGGAAGCACTCCGCCAACAATTGAAGCGGCTGGCCGACATCGGCATGGCCTACGCCGGACGCTTTGTCAAACCGGAACCGACATATCGACTGCATCGTGGTGATCCGTTGCAGCCGAAAGAACAGACTCCGCCCGCAAGTCTCGCTTCATTTGGCTCCAAGTGGCAAATGCCGGCCGACGCACTCGAAAGCGCCCGTCGGACATCACTAGCGAAGTGGATTGCCGACCCCAGTCACCCCTTGACGGCGCGCGTCATGGCAAATCGCCTGTGGCACTTTCACTTTGGTCAGGGAATTGTGTCGACACCCAGTGATTTTGGCAGGAACGGGGGAACGCCTTCACATCCCGAACTTCTCGATTGGCTCGCGATGGAACTCGTTTCCGGCGATTCGCCCAAACGCTTGCATCGCATGATCGTCAATTCCGCAACCTACCGGCAATCGAGTCAGCCTCGCGATGACGCCATGAAACTCGATGCCGGCACGCGATTGCTGTGGCGATTTCCTCCTCGAC
This genomic interval from Schlesneria paludicola DSM 18645 contains the following:
- a CDS encoding PSD1 and planctomycete cytochrome C domain-containing protein; this encodes MEFRCCNHTFVLLRHLTLGLSIICVTELALPALVHSPRCIAADDESKLPPAVDRKVEFARDVEPILRDHCFKCHGPNKQRGELRLDLKSAAMKGGGSFAPAIIPEQSADSPLVQFTAGLVEGMEMPPEGEKRLSSKEIGILRAWIDQGANWPSNEEKLEESKPHWSFTPVKRPAVPAMPAGNTASARDPIDPFILSMLSGQEVTASDGSSTTLQPSAEADRTTLIRRASFDLIGLPPTPDEVAEFASDTSPDAYERLVDRLLASPHFGERWARHWMDVVKFAESDGFETNQPRPNAWHYRDYVIRAFNEDKPFERFVFEQIAGDTVGVDEATGFLVAGAWDRVKSPDPALTAQQRADELHDMVSTTGTAFIGLTIGCARCHNHKFDPISQTDYYSIKAVFEGVQHGERPLRSIEFERNQQTAQKLRTDLTSVEQDLTRYAPVAFVAASSTPPFEQNPLAIISVQQSTLLIDDELDSVELNEPPRVHFVVPRTGIESYQNGTRRGQKGDPGDTSHYPNLGRSYSHWTTAPKTDVFTWNPRVDGRWHLWLSWGCGWDTHAPDATYVLDRDGDLATIGDQQEIVKVDQRRFADGTSGDKNQSLWSGFFDAGIHTLAPTSCLVLRSGDSNAVVTADLICLQRSTDDSDAGLAQPRLRSSVHRQRNVERFSPIKARFVRFVIEATNGGEPCLDELEVFETPQTRTSPARNVALDSFGTRATASSSLPGFDIHQVKFVNDGRYGNSASWISHESGSGWLLLELPEPVEIDRVTWSRDRPDEGRFQDRIPTRYRIEAGLNIDALRVVATSQDRMAYDRKLTSLPTLIGCNPSEQQLARELTTQREALRQQLKRLADIGMAYAGRFVKPEPTYRLHRGDPLQPKEQTPPASLASFGSKWQMPADALESARRTSLAKWIADPSHPLTARVMANRLWHFHFGQGIVSTPSDFGRNGGTPSHPELLDWLAMELVSGDSPKRLHRMIVNSATYRQSSQPRDDAMKLDAGTRLLWRFPPRRLEAEPIRDAILAISGNLDDRMSGPGFDLFEPNTNYVKVYNSKHTFGPAEWRRMVYQSKPRMQLDDIFGQFDCPDAGQITPKRTSSITALQALNLLNSRFVLQQSQLFANRLTAEAGPAPADQVRLAFQLGFQRDPTHEELTAAVELIEPHGLVAFCRAFLNANEFLFVF
- a CDS encoding formylglycine-generating enzyme family protein; the protein is MMRRRVPSATALLVGLLWLTGCGKTSSAPAAPVALPPQTPSPAPVSPLVTSASSTPRSTEKSPPSKSSLPPNTDPKNLFLVSAVGESTIVESLNATLPSDEFTLATADTAKDSTQFVVNSVGIPSQPQYSGSGKADPKFVLPKGFSPVKAWGYSDDGLPMRIECKKTESVLALVPAGTAIIGSDEGDSQCRPSFKVQLDTYYMELLEVTVESYERYRSDLREKKKPAPAAAGNASGDRRMPAMGVLFPAAQSYARWAGMELPTEAEFEKAARGPTGLRAPWGNGKSLWSSREVTTVGSYAADCSVYGIFDLANNAKEWCSDHYSATAHKDAAATASEKELHNWAGPKTVKDMNLRVVKGDGPDWSAWHREGHDISKGHPDIGFRCVLRIK